In Halarcobacter bivalviorum, a genomic segment contains:
- a CDS encoding cache domain-containing protein, with the protein MTDKNEKRILSIIRYSSTIFIFVISLVIAYFINIEHKKNIKEEKDQIEKEFVLEERKRVEFITKKAYELLEKKDESKKELLKAKIRNHVLNAYKITMSIYENNKNTKSKEEITKLIKDALRDIRFLNGRGYFFIYKMDGTNVLNAAFPKLEGKSLWHYQDSKGVSLLQEMNKQLQIQDEVFYDWYWNKPNGKKDEYLKVGFFKKFGPYDWFIGTGEYMEDFTEELKEETLDIIKTLKYKNDGYLFVFEKNGLLLNTLQKDMIGINIHEVNLFDKLSKSFSSFMNSDDKGRFIQYEIHKNLEDKNPKNKISFMLKFDNWDWVIGSGFNIEEASSIVENRQKSLEEKYNRYLKNLIILSTIFLVFLLVISYLMSKYLEKIFTDYKCTLKNKNKNLLQAQKVAKLGDWKLDVENSELYWSEEIYRIFGVDKDKKIDLDYVVELINDEYKSYFKDSIKNTILNKTKHNAIYKIKRENDKKIRWIDCTGEFDEESNIVVGTIQDITDRKKLEIEKEQQEKILYQQSKMAAMGEMLSNIAHQWRQPLSTISTASTGIKLQKDMDILKDEDLIHAMDNINKSAQYLSQTIEDFRNFFNPKNNSFKEINLIDLIDRSLSLIDSQFKAKDIEIIKNIEDIDLFILENEFIQVLINILNNSRDALLLKGKNEKRLIFIESKRIKEKLELKIYDNANGIDLEIINRVFEPYFTTKHKSQGTGIGLYMSQEIITKLFKGYISVYNKTYVYKENVYKGACFKLELNINSKSKKIEERGI; encoded by the coding sequence GTGACTGATAAAAATGAGAAGAGAATTTTAAGTATTATTAGATATTCATCTACAATATTTATATTTGTAATCAGTCTTGTTATTGCCTATTTTATTAATATTGAGCACAAAAAAAATATAAAAGAAGAAAAAGACCAAATAGAAAAAGAGTTTGTGCTTGAAGAGAGAAAAAGAGTAGAATTTATTACAAAAAAAGCTTATGAATTATTAGAAAAGAAAGATGAATCTAAAAAAGAGCTTTTGAAAGCAAAAATAAGAAATCATGTTTTAAATGCCTATAAAATAACGATGTCTATCTATGAGAATAATAAAAATACAAAATCAAAAGAAGAGATAACAAAACTCATAAAAGATGCTTTACGAGATATTCGATTTTTAAATGGAAGAGGCTACTTCTTTATCTATAAGATGGATGGAACAAATGTTCTTAATGCAGCTTTTCCAAAACTTGAAGGGAAAAGTCTTTGGCATTATCAAGACTCAAAAGGAGTATCTTTACTTCAAGAGATGAACAAACAGCTACAAATACAAGATGAAGTATTTTATGATTGGTATTGGAATAAGCCAAACGGTAAAAAAGATGAATATTTAAAAGTGGGATTCTTTAAAAAGTTTGGTCCATATGATTGGTTTATTGGAACTGGTGAATATATGGAAGATTTCACAGAAGAGTTAAAAGAAGAGACTCTTGATATAATCAAAACTTTAAAATATAAAAATGATGGTTACCTTTTTGTTTTTGAAAAAAATGGTTTATTATTAAATACTTTACAAAAAGATATGATAGGAATAAATATTCATGAAGTAAATCTTTTTGATAAACTTTCTAAATCTTTTTCATCTTTTATGAATTCAGATGATAAAGGAAGATTTATTCAATATGAAATACATAAAAATTTAGAGGATAAGAATCCTAAAAATAAAATTTCTTTTATGTTGAAATTTGATAATTGGGATTGGGTAATTGGTTCAGGATTCAATATAGAAGAGGCAAGTTCTATTGTAGAAAATAGACAAAAATCTTTAGAAGAGAAATATAATAGATATTTAAAAAATTTAATAATCTTAAGTACGATATTTTTAGTTTTTTTATTAGTTATATCTTATTTGATGTCAAAGTACTTAGAAAAAATATTTACAGATTATAAATGTACTTTAAAAAATAAAAATAAAAACTTGCTTCAAGCTCAAAAAGTTGCTAAATTAGGAGACTGGAAGTTAGATGTAGAGAACTCTGAACTTTATTGGTCTGAAGAGATTTACAGAATTTTTGGTGTTGATAAAGATAAAAAAATTGATTTAGATTATGTAGTTGAATTGATTAATGATGAGTATAAATCTTATTTTAAAGATTCTATTAAAAATACAATTTTAAACAAAACTAAACATAATGCTATTTATAAAATAAAAAGAGAAAATGATAAAAAAATTAGATGGATTGATTGTACTGGTGAATTTGATGAAGAGAGTAATATTGTAGTTGGAACAATTCAGGATATTACTGATAGAAAAAAATTAGAAATTGAAAAAGAACAACAAGAAAAAATACTTTATCAACAATCAAAAATGGCAGCAATGGGTGAGATGCTAAGTAATATTGCCCACCAATGGAGGCAACCTTTATCTACAATCTCAACTGCTTCTACGGGAATTAAATTACAAAAAGATATGGATATTTTAAAGGATGAAGATTTAATTCATGCTATGGATAATATAAATAAATCAGCACAATATTTATCTCAAACAATTGAAGATTTTAGAAACTTTTTTAATCCTAAAAACAATAGTTTTAAAGAGATAAATTTAATAGATTTAATTGATAGGTCTTTATCTTTGATTGATTCTCAATTTAAAGCAAAAGATATTGAGATAATAAAAAATATTGAAGATATAGATCTTTTCATTTTAGAAAATGAGTTTATTCAAGTATTAATAAATATTTTAAATAACTCAAGAGATGCACTTTTATTAAAAGGTAAAAATGAAAAAAGACTAATCTTTATTGAGTCAAAAAGAATAAAAGAGAAACTTGAATTAAAGATATATGACAATGCAAATGGTATTGATTTAGAGATTATAAATAGAGTATTTGAACCATATTTTACAACTAAGCATAAAAGCCAAGGTACAGGTATAGGTTTATATATGTCTCAAGAGATAATTACAAAACTATTTAAAGGTTATATCTCTGTTTATAATAAAACATACGTTTATAAAGAGAATGTTTATAAAGGGGCGTGTTTTAAATTAGAGTTAAATATTAATTCAAAAAGTAAAAAAATTGAGGAAAGGGGAATATGA
- a CDS encoding GGDEF domain-containing protein has translation MENKLKELTYLTLKTLKRESIILPDKYSKTFHNHAKELQVDLEDKELIFNDLKQDCDSIDTVVKKTSENLNSLHTSTKMAQKAIVDKDEKTLNTINEDLKRMQKQIDSLQKELFSDVLTSAYNRRWFIDNYLDEDKFVHDGFMAFIDLNKFKIINDTYGHIVGDQVLKYLVTFLKNELNYSGVDIVRYAGDEFIVLFNKDKCSVLNVDKKVLEAQTKLSEQRLKSSKIKSLRFSFSYGIVPFKKGDEFEILLDKVDELMYENKKQSRKSS, from the coding sequence ATGGAAAATAAATTAAAAGAACTAACTTATTTAACACTAAAAACTCTAAAAAGAGAGAGTATTATTCTTCCTGATAAGTATAGTAAAACTTTTCATAATCATGCTAAAGAACTTCAAGTTGATTTAGAAGATAAAGAGTTAATATTTAATGATTTAAAACAAGATTGTGATTCTATTGATACTGTTGTAAAAAAGACGAGTGAAAACTTAAACTCTTTACACACATCAACAAAAATGGCTCAAAAAGCAATTGTAGATAAAGATGAAAAAACTCTTAATACTATTAATGAAGATTTAAAAAGAATGCAAAAACAAATAGACTCTTTACAAAAAGAGCTATTTTCAGATGTATTAACAAGTGCTTATAATAGAAGATGGTTTATAGATAACTATTTAGATGAAGATAAGTTTGTTCATGATGGATTTATGGCATTTATAGATTTAAATAAATTTAAAATAATAAATGATACTTATGGACATATTGTAGGAGATCAGGTTTTAAAATATCTAGTTACTTTTTTAAAAAATGAGTTAAATTATTCTGGTGTAGATATTGTAAGATATGCAGGAGATGAGTTTATTGTTTTATTTAATAAAGATAAATGTAGTGTTTTAAATGTAGATAAAAAAGTTTTAGAAGCACAAACAAAACTTTCTGAACAAAGATTAAAATCTTCAAAAATCAAATCATTAAGATTCTCTTTTTCTTATGGAATAGTACCATTTAAAAAAGGTGATGAATTTGAAATACTTTTAGATAAAGTAGATGAATTAATGTATGAAAATAAAAAACAAAGTAGAAAAAGTAGCTAA
- a CDS encoding methyl-accepting chemotaxis protein → MFGSISNKDLENIDKYFMQFIDFISYDKSEFDYIESTGNSKVDAMFKRWNEKIIEVDKRTKDDMRVIGEIVLTTDKVEQGMYKCRINSNSSNPTIVTLKNTLNKMLNSLDDATTRILRVMSSYTNNDYTDSIKVYENYTAEMRELMESINKLGEALGSNARLNLNNGQTLENNSATMTASMNNLAAKANEQAASLEETAAAVEEITSITRNNAENATKMAELGKTVRTSVTTGEELASKTASSMDEINEKVTSINEAITVIDQIAFQTNILSLNAAVEAATAGEAGKGFAVVAQEVRNLANRSAEAAREIKDLVEDANQKANDGKKISDEMINGYKELNTHISETIHIIEDVSKASKEQMTGIEQINDAVTMLDRVTQENASEANQVKAIADEVATMANELVSDAKSKKFN, encoded by the coding sequence ATGTTTGGAAGTATTTCAAATAAAGATTTAGAAAATATTGATAAGTATTTTATGCAATTTATTGATTTTATCTCTTATGATAAAAGTGAATTTGATTATATTGAATCAACAGGAAATAGCAAAGTTGATGCAATGTTTAAAAGATGGAATGAAAAAATTATTGAGGTTGATAAAAGAACTAAAGATGATATGAGAGTAATTGGAGAGATTGTTCTTACTACAGATAAAGTAGAACAAGGTATGTACAAATGTAGAATTAATTCAAATAGTTCAAATCCTACAATTGTTACTTTAAAAAATACTCTTAATAAGATGCTAAATAGTTTAGATGATGCAACTACTAGAATTTTAAGAGTTATGTCAAGTTATACAAATAATGACTATACAGATAGTATTAAGGTTTACGAAAATTATACTGCTGAGATGAGAGAGCTTATGGAAAGTATAAATAAGCTAGGAGAGGCATTAGGGAGTAACGCAAGATTAAACTTAAATAATGGACAAACCTTAGAGAATAATTCAGCAACAATGACAGCCTCAATGAATAACCTAGCAGCAAAAGCGAATGAACAAGCAGCCTCATTAGAAGAGACAGCAGCAGCAGTAGAAGAGATTACTTCAATAACAAGAAATAATGCAGAGAATGCTACAAAAATGGCTGAGCTAGGAAAAACAGTAAGAACATCAGTAACAACAGGAGAAGAGTTAGCAAGCAAAACAGCAAGCTCAATGGATGAGATAAATGAAAAAGTAACTTCAATTAATGAAGCAATTACTGTTATTGATCAAATAGCCTTCCAAACAAATATTCTTTCACTTAATGCAGCAGTAGAAGCAGCAACAGCAGGAGAAGCAGGGAAAGGATTTGCAGTAGTAGCACAAGAAGTTAGAAATCTAGCAAATAGAAGTGCAGAAGCAGCAAGAGAAATAAAAGACTTAGTAGAAGATGCAAACCAAAAAGCAAATGATGGTAAAAAGATATCAGATGAGATGATAAACGGATATAAAGAATTAAATACACATATATCAGAAACAATCCATATCATAGAAGATGTGTCAAAAGCAAGTAAAGAACAGATGACAGGAATAGAACAAATAAATGATGCAGTAACAATGCTAGACCGAGTAACACAAGAGAACGCAAGTGAAGCGAATCAAGTAAAAGCAATAGCAGATGAAGTAGCAACAATGGCAAATGAACTAGTAAGTGACGCAAAAAGTAAAAAGTTTAACTAA
- a CDS encoding mechanosensitive ion channel family protein, with translation MKFQITIFKLLILIILPIFLFSQDKELKKSVEEHLDEQMVVALKVVENINKEKYLKQTINEREYDKQVNYLLNKIAINQREGNFVAVKRDEINLQILQEKREYEKTLKEIIQAKNSYKDKEYFRKIIKENIDLIKKNSLVKYKEIYQKAKKDTENIVSQELLDSYNTLKEQKNKQHFILKYLYDNMDQYRQSYFFIDNFNIEYIISLIDSQPMVSTISQFTSYYFKFSIGEILFVIIVMVFFRIINTKLIFLFTTFINKIFMKKSDKEEDEMELFIKDSIEKPLIFALYTLSIHISIYALIKDVDAISIIIPWINTIYIGILTWASYSLLNNWISNYAENLVERYPNVRREMIAFILRITKVVLILLVILFLFTQLGIDIKAIAASLGVGGIAIALASKDTLANFFGSLNIMTDNSFSQGDWIVANNVEGTVVDIRMRTTRVRTFDNAMITIPNSELATTHIKNYSKRRIGRRIKMKIGVTYESSMQDVKNLKEDIKQMLLNHPDIATENNSVLGRTRRFEAAKREDLQGVKRTLLVYIDEFDNSSVNILVYCFSRSPDWEEWLRVKEDVIMKISDLVDKNNCEFAYPTQTLYVKK, from the coding sequence ATGAAATTTCAAATTACTATTTTTAAACTTCTAATTTTGATTATTCTTCCTATTTTTTTATTTTCGCAAGATAAAGAATTAAAAAAAAGTGTAGAAGAACATCTTGATGAGCAGATGGTTGTTGCTCTAAAAGTAGTAGAAAATATCAATAAGGAAAAATATCTAAAGCAAACTATAAATGAAAGAGAATATGATAAACAAGTAAACTATTTATTAAATAAAATTGCTATAAATCAAAGAGAAGGAAATTTTGTAGCAGTTAAAAGAGATGAGATAAATCTTCAAATCCTTCAAGAAAAAAGAGAGTATGAAAAAACATTAAAAGAGATTATTCAAGCTAAGAATTCGTACAAAGATAAAGAATATTTTAGAAAAATCATAAAAGAAAATATTGATTTAATAAAAAAGAATTCCCTTGTCAAATATAAAGAGATTTATCAAAAAGCAAAAAAAGATACAGAAAATATCGTATCTCAAGAGTTACTAGATAGTTATAATACTTTAAAAGAACAAAAAAATAAACAACATTTTATTTTAAAATATCTTTATGATAATATGGACCAATATAGACAAAGCTACTTTTTTATTGACAATTTTAATATAGAATATATTATCTCATTGATTGATTCTCAACCTATGGTATCAACCATTTCACAATTTACTTCATACTATTTTAAATTCTCTATTGGTGAGATACTTTTTGTAATTATTGTAATGGTATTTTTTAGAATTATTAATACAAAGCTTATCTTTTTGTTTACTACTTTTATAAATAAAATTTTTATGAAAAAAAGTGATAAAGAAGAAGATGAGATGGAACTTTTTATAAAAGACTCTATAGAAAAGCCTCTAATCTTTGCTCTGTATACACTATCAATTCATATTTCTATTTATGCGTTAATCAAAGATGTAGATGCTATAAGTATTATTATTCCTTGGATAAATACTATTTATATAGGAATCCTTACTTGGGCTTCCTATTCACTTTTAAACAACTGGATTTCAAACTATGCTGAGAATTTAGTAGAAAGATATCCAAATGTTAGAAGAGAGATGATTGCTTTTATTCTTAGAATTACAAAAGTTGTATTGATTTTATTAGTGATTCTATTTCTTTTTACTCAATTAGGTATTGATATAAAAGCTATTGCCGCTTCACTTGGGGTTGGAGGTATTGCTATTGCTCTTGCTTCAAAAGATACTCTTGCTAACTTCTTTGGTTCTTTAAATATTATGACTGATAACTCTTTTTCTCAAGGAGATTGGATTGTTGCAAACAATGTAGAAGGAACAGTTGTTGATATTAGAATGAGAACTACTAGAGTTAGAACTTTTGATAATGCAATGATTACTATTCCTAACTCTGAACTTGCTACTACTCATATAAAAAACTACTCAAAACGAAGAATTGGTAGAAGAATTAAAATGAAAATAGGTGTAACTTATGAAAGTTCAATGCAAGATGTTAAAAACTTAAAAGAAGATATTAAACAAATGCTTTTAAATCATCCAGATATAGCTACAGAAAACAACTCTGTACTGGGAAGAACAAGAAGATTTGAAGCTGCAAAAAGAGAAGACTTACAAGGGGTAAAAAGAACACTTCTTGTATATATTGATGAGTTTGATAATAGTTCAGTAAATATCTTAGTTTATTGTTTTAGTAGAAGTCCTGATTGGGAAGAGTGGCTAAGAGTAAAAGAGGATGTGATTATGAAAATTAGTGACTTAGTTGATAAAAACAACTGTGAATTTGCATATCCTACACAAACTCTATATGTGAAAAAGTAG
- a CDS encoding PAS domain-containing protein, protein MAAGQETVLDEYAFLVSETDAKGMIRFANDDFCKIAEYSLEELVGNPHSMVRHKDMPKKAFKSLWETVQKGDTWTGYVKNATKTGGYYWVFATVYPFESCDGTKGYLSCRRKPSREEILAAEKLYAQWNLEEGK, encoded by the coding sequence ATGGCAGCAGGACAAGAGACAGTATTAGATGAATACGCATTCCTAGTTAGTGAGACAGATGCAAAAGGGATGATAAGATTTGCAAATGATGATTTTTGTAAAATAGCAGAATACTCACTAGAAGAGTTAGTAGGGAATCCGCATAGTATGGTAAGACACAAAGATATGCCAAAGAAAGCATTTAAAAGCTTGTGGGAGACAGTACAAAAAGGTGATACCTGGACAGGATATGTGAAGAATGCAACAAAAACAGGAGGGTATTATTGGGTATTTGCAACAGTATATCCATTTGAGAGTTGTGATGGAACAAAAGGATATTTATCTTGTAGAAGAAAACCATCAAGAGAAGAGATTTTAGCCGCTGAAAAACTTTATGCTCAGTGGAATTTAGAAGAAGGAAAGTAA
- a CDS encoding cache domain-containing protein → MFIKSEKQLLTFIRFSPIIIIFIIAILINILIYFQNEQNFKKDLEIYKRNYIESNKILTRFQVEKAYKDILRERNNLEKSLEEKLKRRVNEAFSIIENLHKKYSHLKEEELLNIIKESLRAIRFNEQRGYFYIAKPNGISVLHPIYPQFENTNISNKKDMHGHYIYKDAIEHFKNNSDFLGYLKATKPNENTGKEYEKLTYMKLYKPLNLVIGTGEYKDEYTKNIQNHIIAEHIQNVRYGENGYIFIFDYEGKQLAHVKKDYIGKNRIDLVDSNGFMITQEIIKQAKKGSGFINYIGSIMPETGEPAYKTTYIKGVDDWGWAIGSGFYNLDLLKYLELKKDELREINNEALKKTLVISFILTLILITLAFYISKILENFFKKYHEKIAEEIEENRKKDMVLYQQSKMASMGEMLGNIAHQWRQPLSTISTIASGTRIQKELNILEDKEFDKGMELIVTTTKHLSQTIEDFREFFNPNKVAKNLNTLIIYEKAIQLISSRLTAKDIELESSVEETSFITFENELLQSLMNILNNAIDAFENKKMENKLIEFKIKYQKECKMPNCNIIECTQGKEGYITITIQDNAGGISKEYIDKIFDAYFTTKHKSQGTGIGLYMTYEIINKHLNGYINVENEIIKYKEKEYLGAKFTIILPIKIEEES, encoded by the coding sequence TTGTTTATAAAAAGCGAAAAACAGCTTTTAACTTTTATTAGGTTTTCACCTATAATTATTATATTTATTATTGCTATTTTAATAAATATTCTAATCTATTTTCAAAATGAACAAAATTTTAAAAAAGATTTAGAAATCTATAAAAGAAACTATATTGAATCAAATAAAATACTTACAAGATTTCAAGTTGAAAAGGCATATAAAGATATTTTAAGAGAGAGAAATAATCTTGAAAAAAGCCTTGAGGAGAAATTAAAAAGAAGAGTAAATGAAGCTTTTAGTATTATTGAAAATCTACATAAAAAATATTCTCATCTAAAAGAAGAGGAACTTCTTAATATAATAAAAGAGAGTCTAAGGGCAATTAGATTCAATGAGCAAAGAGGCTATTTTTATATAGCAAAACCTAATGGAATAAGTGTTCTTCATCCTATTTATCCTCAATTTGAAAATACAAATATTTCAAATAAAAAAGATATGCATGGTCACTATATTTATAAAGATGCTATTGAACATTTTAAAAATAATAGTGATTTTTTAGGATATTTAAAAGCAACAAAACCCAATGAAAATACAGGAAAAGAGTATGAAAAATTAACATATATGAAACTATACAAACCTCTTAATCTTGTTATTGGTACAGGTGAATACAAAGATGAATATACAAAAAATATCCAAAATCATATAATTGCAGAGCATATTCAAAATGTAAGATACGGAGAAAATGGCTATATTTTTATCTTTGATTATGAGGGGAAACAACTTGCCCATGTAAAAAAAGATTATATTGGTAAAAATAGAATTGATTTAGTTGATTCAAATGGTTTTATGATTACACAAGAAATTATAAAACAAGCAAAAAAAGGCTCAGGCTTTATTAATTATATTGGTTCTATTATGCCAGAGACTGGGGAACCAGCTTATAAAACAACTTATATCAAAGGTGTTGATGACTGGGGATGGGCTATTGGTTCAGGATTTTATAATTTAGATTTATTAAAATATTTAGAGCTCAAAAAAGATGAGTTAAGAGAGATTAATAATGAAGCATTAAAAAAGACCTTAGTAATTAGTTTTATTTTAACTCTTATTTTAATAACTTTAGCTTTTTATATTTCTAAAATTCTTGAAAACTTTTTTAAAAAATATCATGAAAAAATTGCAGAAGAGATTGAAGAAAATAGAAAAAAAGATATGGTTTTATATCAACAATCAAAAATGGCTTCAATGGGAGAGATGTTAGGAAATATTGCGCACCAATGGAGACAACCTTTATCTACAATTTCAACTATTGCTTCAGGAACAAGAATCCAAAAAGAGCTTAATATTCTAGAAGACAAAGAGTTTGATAAAGGAATGGAACTTATTGTTACTACAACAAAACATCTTTCTCAAACAATTGAAGATTTCAGAGAATTTTTTAATCCCAATAAAGTAGCAAAAAACTTAAATACTCTTATAATTTATGAAAAAGCTATTCAACTTATTTCATCAAGACTTACAGCAAAAGATATTGAGTTAGAAAGTAGTGTAGAAGAAACAAGTTTCATTACTTTTGAAAATGAACTTTTACAATCTCTTATGAATATTTTAAATAATGCAATTGATGCTTTTGAAAATAAAAAGATGGAAAATAAACTTATTGAATTTAAAATAAAGTATCAAAAAGAGTGTAAAATGCCTAACTGCAATATTATAGAATGTACTCAAGGCAAAGAAGGATATATTACAATAACTATACAAGATAATGCTGGTGGTATTTCAAAAGAGTATATAGATAAGATTTTTGATGCTTATTTTACAACTAAACATAAAAGTCAAGGCACAGGTATAGGTTTATATATGACTTATGAGATTATAAACAAACATTTAAATGGTTATATCAATGTAGAAAATGAAATAATTAAATATAAAGAAAAAGAGTACTTAGGAGCTAAATTTACTATTATCTTACCAATTAAAATAGAAGAGGAAAGTTAA